The following are encoded in a window of Cervus canadensis isolate Bull #8, Minnesota chromosome 11, ASM1932006v1, whole genome shotgun sequence genomic DNA:
- the LOC122450316 gene encoding olfactory receptor 52A1-like translates to MESMNMSYMDPKTVTLIGIPGLEHVQFWIGFSFFAVCLVALLGNIILLIIIPTEHSLHQPMYIFLAVLAATDIGLCVAIAPKMLAIFWFGFYSMAFDACLAQLFFIHALQGMESGILLAMAFDRYVAICDPLRYTSTLTPFILVSMVLVVAIRATVLIGILPILIKRLHFFHSIVIAHSYCEHMAVVKLAAEDIRVNKTCGLFVGFTILGFDMIFILISYILIFQAVFRLHQKEAWLKVFNTCTAHIFVFLEFYILAFFSFFSHRFGHVVPSTHILLSTIYLLVPPALNPNVYGVKNKVIRKRVARLFFLNH, encoded by the coding sequence ATGGAATCCATGAACATGTCATATATGGACCCCAAAACAGTGACACTGATTGGCATCCCTGGACTGGAGCATGTGCAGTTTTGGATTGGGTTTTCCTTCTTTGCTGTGTGCCTAGTGGCTCTTTTGGGAAACATCATTTTACTGATCATTATCCCTACAGAACACAGTCTGCACCAGCCCATGTACATCTTCTTGGCAGTGTTGGCAGCCACTGATATAGGACTCTGTGTAGCCATTGCTCCAAAAATGTTGGCTATCTTCTGGTTTGGCTTTTATTCCATGGCGTTTGATGCTTGTTTAGCGCAGCTGTTCTTCATCCATGCCTTGCAGGGCATGGAATCTGGAATCCTGTTGGCAATGGCCTTTGACCGCTATGTTGCCATATGTGATCCTTTGAGGTACACATCCACCCTTACACCTTTCATTCTGGTTAGTATGGTGCTGGTTGTGGCAATCCGAGCAACAGTGCTCATTGGCATTTTACCCATTTTAATCAAAAGATTGCACTTTTTCCATTCCATTGTAATTGCCCACTCTTACTGTGAGCACATGGCTGTGGTCAAGCTGGCTGCAGAGGACATCCGTGTCAATAAAACATGTGGTCTTTTCGTAGGTTTCACAATTCTAGGATTTGACATGATTTTCATCCTCATTTCCTATATCCTTATTTTCCAGGCTGTTTTTCGTCTACACCAAAAGGAGGCATGGCTTAAAGTGTTCAACACATGCACAGctcacatttttgttttcctcgagttttatattcttgcctttttctccttcttcagcCATCGTTTTGGACATGTTGTGCCCTCTACCCACATTCTTCTGTCTACCATCTACCTCcttgtgccccctgcactcaACCCTAATGTctatggtgtgaaaaataaggtaATTCGCAAGCGTGTGGCACGGCTATTCTTCCTGAATCACTGA